In Candidatus Paceibacterota bacterium, the following proteins share a genomic window:
- a CDS encoding acyltransferase family protein codes for MSDTLLNYRKDIDGLRALAVLLVIIFHAFPTILAGGFIGVDIFFVISGYLISGIILKALENNQFSYIDFYRRRIKRIFPSLILVLIACLIAGWFLLFSGEYASLGKNIASGAGFIANIIYWLESGYFDISSTLKPLIHLWSLGVEEQFYILWPILLVFIYKKIKRIPQTIFIILLISFFLNIYLGFKSPATAFYLPFTRFWELMGGALLAYFTILKGGLINNIAIRLKIKNMSDSFIYNTLSWLGIILIVLSAFIINDSNFHSGIVVMSIIGVILLIASGPQAWVNKNILSNKMLVFIGLISYPLYLWHWPLLSFATIINSGAVSTIVKLILIIFSFLFAWITYRLIEMPIRHTKIRNIPIILCCIMLLVGSGGILVYLNHGFDFRFPIQENALKTASERIDGKTLCKKLFPQSIYKLICFANGDGNNRVFIIGDSHTKSIYMGYSKILTERGYTVINIGIGACSLLDVKSMPVQQQKSCDINIRNVINTVLLGKPKAIIISNNAWSKNRDLFREGMDNILSYFPNNIKLIWFTQTPTIPFDLTKCIDRPLSSTQNKTTGCSFPRKSYDKMISGMNRRIDNLKKKYPQIINIDPSSVLCNQTECFITINNQFLYKDNNHLSLFGSQYLAEKIPIDQYFPIIMSKYPKE; via the coding sequence ATGAGTGATACTTTATTAAATTATCGCAAAGATATAGATGGGCTTAGGGCGTTGGCTGTACTACTGGTAATAATATTCCATGCTTTCCCAACAATACTTGCGGGTGGTTTTATTGGTGTGGATATATTCTTTGTCATATCAGGATATTTAATATCCGGAATAATATTAAAGGCACTTGAAAATAATCAATTTAGTTATATAGACTTCTATAGACGTCGTATAAAAAGAATATTCCCATCATTAATATTGGTACTTATAGCCTGTCTAATAGCCGGCTGGTTTTTACTTTTTTCCGGAGAATACGCTTCTCTCGGTAAAAATATAGCTTCTGGTGCTGGTTTTATTGCAAATATAATTTACTGGCTTGAATCAGGGTATTTCGATATATCCTCTACTTTAAAACCATTGATACATTTGTGGTCACTAGGTGTCGAGGAACAGTTTTATATACTTTGGCCGATTCTGCTTGTCTTTATATATAAAAAGATTAAAAGAATCCCCCAGACGATATTTATTATATTACTTATATCTTTCTTTTTAAATATATACTTGGGCTTTAAAAGCCCTGCCACAGCTTTTTATCTACCCTTCACACGCTTTTGGGAACTTATGGGGGGTGCTCTCTTAGCTTATTTCACTATATTAAAAGGAGGACTAATAAATAATATAGCTATCAGACTAAAAATAAAAAATATGTCCGACTCTTTTATTTATAACACATTATCATGGTTAGGAATTATTCTGATAGTTTTATCTGCTTTTATAATTAATGATTCCAACTTCCATAGCGGTATTGTCGTTATGTCGATAATCGGGGTAATCTTACTTATAGCATCTGGGCCACAAGCTTGGGTAAATAAAAATATACTTTCAAATAAAATGTTGGTCTTTATAGGTCTGATTAGCTACCCTCTCTATCTTTGGCATTGGCCATTATTATCATTTGCAACAATAATCAATTCTGGGGCAGTATCTACGATTGTAAAGTTAATTTTAATTATATTTAGCTTCTTATTTGCCTGGATTACATACAGGTTAATAGAAATGCCTATACGGCACACAAAAATAAGAAATATTCCAATAATATTATGCTGTATTATGTTATTAGTAGGTAGTGGAGGCATACTTGTATATTTAAATCATGGATTTGATTTTCGCTTCCCGATCCAAGAAAATGCACTTAAAACAGCCTCAGAGAGAATAGACGGTAAAACACTTTGTAAAAAACTTTTTCCACAAAGTATTTATAAACTCATATGTTTTGCGAACGGAGATGGTAATAATCGTGTGTTTATAATTGGAGATTCACATACAAAATCTATCTATATGGGTTATAGTAAAATATTAACAGAAAGGGGTTATACAGTAATCAACATAGGCATTGGTGCCTGTTCATTATTAGACGTAAAGAGTATGCCGGTCCAACAACAAAAGAGTTGTGATATAAATATAAGAAATGTTATCAATACAGTCCTTTTAGGAAAACCTAAAGCGATAATAATATCGAATAATGCTTGGTCCAAGAATAGAGACCTTTTTCGAGAAGGTATGGATAATATTCTCTCATACTTTCCGAATAATATTAAATTGATCTGGTTTACGCAAACACCAACAATACCTTTTGATTTGACAAAATGTATCGATCGTCCACTGTCCTCTACGCAGAATAAAACTACGGGCTGTTCCTTCCCTAGAAAGTCATACGACAAAATGATTTCCGGTATGAATAGACGAATAGACAATCTAAAAAAGAAATACCCACAAATCATAAACATCGATCCATCTTCTGTATTATGCAATCAGACCGAATGTTTTATAACAATAAATAATCAATTCTTATATAAAGACAACAACCACTTAAGCCTTTTTGGGAGTCAATATCTGGCTGAAAAAATACCGATAGATCAATATTTTCCAATTATAATGTCTAAATATCCTAAGGAATAG
- a CDS encoding sulfotransferase translates to MNRTDVIQHFIDRIGAKTYLEIGVAKGNNFSKIRVDKKIAVDPRFGLPPGYSKKPNESYHEITSDRFFKEYDSLIGDIELDVVFVDGLHTYEQSLKDINNSLDHLNKNGFVVVHDCNPKSEAAAQKTQSDARKLRQRDGDKSTAWNGDVYKTLIYLRSSRKDLNIFTLDCDQGLGIITKGKPEDVLNEDLNNIKDIIYVDFAKKREYYLNLKGSNFLIKNVRHENPKIKATIKETGTRKIKDSVQAIICGHEHSGTTMLMDILSNHPSINSGFEIGFLLVDKPRDFIGFDPFYKNMLDGWKIKKGDLDKICDTDDFAEAYSRLREISPLVINNNKIIDKTPRYMQRLEEVLEKAPGVPCVAIIRDPRSLVWSSCKHDIGLRNIDRNEMIDEWFKEKYPASFNHLLSYYIALKYALLGQNKDRIMVVSYEELCRYPKKILPKIFKHCGLEYNDKYMDISSTKFKENIYGSHVDTDFISEYKSRMSKEKCEEIIENTLEYIKSIKNTGNILSTFWRFRIRTAFIKRALKNNLLGKYFKDILKERSRPDFLCIGMQKAGTTWLYENIKRHPNFWALPIKEVHYFDEIHAGPMIAERRLLSAARNMKRLLEKIPRALNQKLGGIGPILSDLKFFNKFGFTKNLDDRYYESLWESAPASMLTGDFTPDYSILSINEIRHCRKVNPKMKIILLLRNPIDRAWSASRMWADTKGIDPTLCYNKPFIINRSKIKEIVENWENVFPKENIFYGFYDDIVNDPLKLLRQICDFLNVRYKDKYFPRSKEKIFVGKPSDMPENIRDFYANTFKEDFDFAEKRFGGYATLWREKYTKSLKTQEEQKSNNTNSSRSNHELLVETIEQAILAPCLTDMRGKAILGVVDSEGKLRLKEMPKRIEDGQFTFSRNTIKPTGILKGTYIFAGHLQSHFGHFILEGLSRIWYIKKHPEIPIIWIPMYNSAEPNHWQKEILSLLNIKNEQIIIQKPTIVERLIIPTPGLLLREFFDVEHAKSLAIFDTKESEDKKLWLSRSMIQPRNSKSIITNEDELEKILATKGWMIFHPEKHAIKEQIMTLASAKHIAGFNGSAFHTLIFLNEVRAKITVLERRANPMILRNMKIIADTKKLNQSIHKISLTKAESKDGWKESYKISSYDEVVKILEENSIT, encoded by the coding sequence ATGAACAGAACGGATGTTATACAACACTTCATTGATAGGATTGGAGCAAAAACTTATCTAGAAATTGGTGTCGCTAAGGGGAATAACTTTTCAAAGATTAGGGTCGACAAGAAAATCGCTGTCGATCCGAGATTTGGATTGCCACCAGGATATTCAAAAAAACCAAATGAATCATATCATGAAATAACAAGTGATAGATTTTTCAAAGAATATGATTCTCTCATAGGAGATATCGAGCTTGATGTCGTATTTGTAGATGGTCTTCACACATACGAACAATCGCTGAAAGACATAAATAATTCCCTCGATCATTTGAACAAAAACGGTTTTGTTGTAGTACACGATTGCAATCCAAAATCAGAGGCGGCGGCACAAAAGACACAATCTGATGCGCGCAAATTGAGACAAAGAGATGGTGATAAAAGCACCGCCTGGAACGGCGACGTATACAAAACCTTGATTTACTTGAGATCTTCAAGAAAAGATCTGAATATCTTTACACTTGATTGCGATCAAGGCTTGGGAATAATTACAAAAGGAAAGCCAGAGGATGTCTTGAACGAAGATCTTAATAATATAAAAGATATTATTTATGTAGACTTTGCAAAAAAAAGAGAGTATTATCTAAACTTGAAAGGGAGCAACTTTTTAATAAAAAACGTGCGTCACGAGAACCCAAAGATAAAGGCTACTATAAAAGAGACGGGTACTAGAAAGATCAAAGACAGTGTTCAAGCAATAATCTGTGGTCATGAGCATAGTGGGACAACGATGCTCATGGACATATTGAGCAATCATCCATCTATAAACTCCGGATTTGAAATAGGTTTTTTACTTGTAGATAAGCCAAGAGACTTTATAGGTTTTGACCCGTTCTATAAAAATATGCTTGATGGTTGGAAAATTAAGAAAGGAGATCTGGACAAAATATGTGATACTGACGATTTTGCAGAAGCATATTCACGACTTAGAGAAATCTCCCCGTTAGTAATCAATAATAACAAAATCATCGACAAGACACCAAGATATATGCAAAGACTTGAGGAAGTCTTAGAAAAAGCTCCGGGTGTCCCATGTGTAGCGATTATAAGGGACCCGAGATCACTCGTATGGTCGTCTTGTAAACATGACATAGGGTTACGAAACATCGATAGAAATGAAATGATAGACGAATGGTTCAAGGAGAAATATCCTGCGTCATTCAATCATTTACTTTCTTATTATATCGCTCTGAAATATGCTTTACTGGGTCAGAATAAAGATAGGATAATGGTAGTATCCTATGAAGAATTATGTAGATATCCCAAAAAGATACTACCAAAAATATTCAAACATTGTGGTTTGGAATATAATGATAAGTACATGGATATTTCTAGTACAAAGTTTAAAGAAAATATATATGGAAGTCATGTGGATACAGATTTTATATCAGAATATAAAAGTAGGATGTCAAAAGAAAAGTGTGAAGAGATTATAGAAAATACTCTAGAATATATTAAATCAATTAAGAATACGGGTAATATTTTAAGTACGTTCTGGAGGTTCAGGATTAGAACTGCATTTATTAAAAGAGCACTCAAAAATAACCTACTTGGTAAGTATTTCAAAGATATACTGAAGGAAAGATCGAGACCGGATTTCCTCTGTATTGGTATGCAAAAGGCTGGTACCACATGGCTCTATGAAAATATTAAAAGGCATCCAAATTTCTGGGCACTCCCGATAAAGGAAGTGCACTACTTCGATGAAATACATGCTGGGCCGATGATAGCTGAAAGAAGGCTTTTATCTGCAGCAAGAAATATGAAGAGATTGCTCGAGAAAATACCACGGGCATTAAATCAGAAACTAGGTGGTATAGGACCGATATTAAGTGACCTGAAATTTTTCAATAAATTTGGCTTTACAAAAAATCTCGACGATAGATACTACGAAAGCTTATGGGAATCAGCCCCGGCTAGTATGCTGACTGGAGATTTCACACCAGACTATTCTATCTTATCTATAAATGAGATAAGACATTGCCGAAAAGTAAATCCTAAAATGAAAATCATCTTATTACTAAGGAACCCTATTGACCGGGCATGGTCTGCATCTAGAATGTGGGCTGATACGAAGGGAATCGATCCTACCTTGTGTTATAACAAACCATTTATTATAAATAGAAGCAAGATAAAAGAAATAGTAGAGAATTGGGAAAATGTCTTTCCAAAAGAGAATATATTCTATGGTTTCTATGATGATATAGTAAATGATCCATTAAAATTATTAAGACAAATATGTGATTTTCTAAACGTAAGATACAAAGACAAATATTTTCCAAGATCAAAAGAAAAAATATTTGTAGGCAAACCATCCGATATGCCAGAGAATATTCGTGATTTCTATGCGAATACATTTAAAGAAGATTTTGATTTTGCAGAAAAGAGATTCGGGGGGTATGCTACTCTATGGAGAGAAAAATATACTAAATCACTAAAGACGCAGGAAGAACAAAAAAGTAATAATACAAATAGTTCGAGGTCAAACCATGAACTACTAGTGGAGACCATCGAACAAGCAATTCTCGCCCCATGCCTAACAGATATGCGAGGAAAAGCTATATTAGGAGTCGTCGATTCTGAAGGGAAATTGCGTCTTAAAGAGATGCCTAAAAGAATTGAGGATGGACAATTCACATTCTCTAGAAATACGATAAAGCCCACAGGAATCTTGAAGGGCACATATATATTTGCTGGTCATTTACAAAGTCATTTCGGTCATTTCATTCTCGAAGGTCTGTCAAGAATTTGGTATATCAAGAAACATCCAGAAATACCTATAATATGGATTCCCATGTATAATTCCGCAGAACCTAACCATTGGCAGAAGGAGATCTTATCTTTATTGAATATTAAAAATGAACAAATTATCATACAAAAGCCGACAATAGTAGAAAGATTGATTATCCCTACTCCTGGTCTACTACTTAGAGAATTCTTCGACGTAGAACATGCAAAAAGCCTTGCCATCTTTGATACGAAAGAATCTGAGGATAAGAAGCTTTGGTTATCAAGATCAATGATTCAACCAAGAAATTCAAAATCGATCATAACAAACGAAGACGAACTTGAAAAAATTCTCGCTACAAAAGGGTGGATGATATTTCATCCTGAAAAACATGCGATCAAAGAACAGATAATGACCTTAGCTTCAGCCAAACATATAGCGGGATTCAATGGTTCGGCATTTCATACATTAATATTCTTAAATGAGGTTAGGGCAAAGATCACAGTTCTTGAAAGAAGAGCCAATCCTATGATATTAAGAAATATGAAAATCATTGCTGACACGAAAAAGCTTAATCAAAGTATTCATAAAATCTCCCTAACTAAGGCTGAAAGTAAAGACGGCTGGAAAGAATCATACAAAATCTCATCATATGACGAGGTCGTCAAAATACTTGAAGAAAATAGTATAACTTAG
- a CDS encoding thioredoxin domain-containing protein — MTSEQSKVYYVPAAILLAGFIIAGAIYLTGKDSSPSQNTNQPVKKQVASGISIKTIDSSDHIKGNPNANVAILEYSDTECPFCKRFHTTMQSIIDQYGKDGKVAWVYRHFPLDSIHPKTRKEAEATECANELAGNTGFWNMIDKIYTNTPSNNQMDPSLLPVFAKAIGLDQAKFNTCLSSGKYAATVEAQYQDGLKAGAQGTPYSLIVLRKALTSPVEKSINDLVVKSGLSQNISITSDKTKIVLNGALPLQAITPILDILVK; from the coding sequence ATGACATCAGAACAAAGCAAAGTTTATTATGTACCGGCAGCAATACTCTTGGCAGGATTTATAATCGCAGGAGCGATTTATCTGACTGGCAAGGATAGCTCTCCTTCTCAAAATACAAATCAACCTGTAAAAAAGCAGGTTGCATCTGGAATATCAATTAAGACGATAGATAGCTCGGATCATATTAAAGGCAATCCAAATGCCAATGTAGCAATTTTGGAATACAGCGATACCGAATGCCCATTCTGTAAGAGATTTCATACCACAATGCAAAGCATAATCGACCAATATGGAAAAGATGGCAAAGTAGCTTGGGTATACAGACATTTCCCTCTTGATAGTATTCACCCAAAGACAAGGAAAGAAGCTGAGGCGACAGAATGCGCAAATGAGCTTGCTGGAAATACTGGCTTCTGGAATATGATAGATAAGATTTATACAAATACGCCATCGAACAATCAGATGGATCCTAGTCTTTTGCCGGTTTTTGCAAAAGCTATCGGTTTGGATCAAGCCAAATTCAACACATGTCTTTCAAGCGGAAAATATGCGGCCACCGTTGAAGCTCAATATCAGGATGGACTAAAAGCTGGAGCTCAAGGCACACCTTATAGTTTGATAGTTTTGAGAAAAGCACTTACTTCTCCTGTAGAAAAATCAATAAATGACTTGGTAGTAAAATCCGGTCTATCACAAAATATCTCTATCACAAGCGACAAAACAAAAATAGTTTTAAACGGGGCACTCCCCTTGCAGGCTATCACACCGATACTCGACATACTTGTAAAATAG